One Microbispora sp. ZYX-F-249 genomic region harbors:
- a CDS encoding BREX system ATP-binding domain-containing protein: MEFRILGPIEVRGDDGLPVDLGRGRPRAILARLLAARGTVVSTDALIADLYGEDPPRGARATLHAYIANLRRVIEPGREPRAAPELLLSRSSGYLLATRDVDAIRFTGLVEAAETVPPGEALVALDEALGLWRGTAYGDLADEPWAVTETNRLAELRLVAVERRARALLALGRPQAVIDDLGAETAEHPLRERLWSLLALALWRAGRRDDALSATHRARDALERLGLDPGPELLAVETEILQDTAALRPVPSAAIGRERELAELKTLLDRTDHEGMAIAAVTGEPGIGKTFLLDALRRHCEDLGYLVLSGNCHETRAAPPLWPWLQVLDALALVCPPPDRPALAGLLDEEAPTGTTEAARLRRNQAIAQWLAAAARSRPTLIVLDDLHWADPASLELLRDVVMLTEGAARPVPLTLVTAFRDAMFTGAAASGGTQPARGLTVDELLSRITRYELLRIHLTGLEAGTVRAIAADMGTDLDETTAGRLTARTGGNPFFVRESVRLLAQGRTLDAVPPAVADLIRRRIALLPPETGEALRIAAVIGRTFDPAVVAEAGRAETYDALDHAARAGLVAARAHRMTFAHDLVRETLLADIPPLRKAALHRDVMTALASRPGSDVTAIAHHAVEAGPAAYREAAHWARAAAEQASLRMAFEEAAAWWGRAITAHGACAGDPLDHVKLLLRQVRALLDAGDLFGARQARAEAVRAADRAGAGPELTARALTALDAPAKWTLRDPYEAVELRLVHRFETCLRALPEDDSPERARLLGGLAQELYDGTDNPRCDALSAQAVRMARRLDDPVLLMGMLNARHLSLPQPLHVGELRDMTDELHALALRTESPGYELLAQLLYTNARLETFDVRGADEAAARCDEILERLPLPWPRFQHTMWRAVRLTLDGRFDEADAMYDEAVRQIGAIDMWHADGLVAMGRVMLHYHRGTIADAGPYIDRTAAFHPSMGRDARILRLCAQGRTEEAAELARGGRQAPPKDWSWLNTTCLQAAAQAALGQAGACRLTYTALLPFSGRVSAWSGVMCLGPVDWYLALLATAMDDAVAARRHRELVARLAGENGLTWWRDRAAAL; encoded by the coding sequence GTGGAGTTCCGGATTCTCGGCCCCATCGAGGTGCGCGGCGACGACGGGCTCCCCGTCGACCTGGGCCGGGGGCGCCCGCGTGCCATCCTGGCGCGGCTTCTCGCGGCACGCGGCACCGTCGTCTCCACCGACGCCCTCATCGCGGACCTGTACGGCGAGGATCCTCCGCGGGGGGCGCGCGCCACGCTGCACGCCTACATCGCGAACCTGCGCCGTGTCATCGAGCCCGGCCGGGAGCCGCGCGCCGCACCCGAGCTGCTCCTGTCCAGGTCGTCCGGCTACCTGCTCGCCACCCGGGACGTCGACGCGATCCGCTTCACCGGCCTGGTGGAGGCCGCGGAGACGGTCCCGCCGGGTGAGGCGCTGGTCGCCCTGGACGAGGCGCTCGGACTCTGGCGCGGCACCGCCTACGGCGATCTGGCCGACGAGCCATGGGCGGTCACCGAGACGAACCGGCTGGCCGAACTGCGCCTGGTCGCGGTCGAGCGGCGCGCACGGGCGCTGCTCGCCCTCGGCCGTCCCCAGGCGGTGATCGACGACCTCGGCGCCGAGACCGCGGAGCATCCGCTGCGGGAGCGCCTGTGGTCCCTCCTCGCCCTGGCGCTGTGGCGTGCCGGCCGGCGCGACGACGCCCTGTCCGCGACGCACCGGGCGAGGGACGCGCTCGAGCGGCTCGGGCTGGACCCGGGTCCCGAGTTGCTGGCGGTCGAGACCGAGATCCTCCAGGACACCGCCGCGCTCCGGCCCGTGCCCTCCGCCGCCATCGGCAGGGAGCGGGAACTGGCCGAGCTGAAGACGCTGCTCGACCGGACGGACCACGAGGGGATGGCCATCGCCGCGGTGACCGGCGAACCGGGAATCGGCAAGACGTTCCTGCTCGACGCCCTGCGCCGCCACTGCGAGGACCTGGGCTATCTCGTCCTCAGCGGCAACTGCCACGAAACCCGCGCAGCTCCGCCCCTGTGGCCGTGGCTCCAAGTGCTGGACGCGCTCGCCCTCGTGTGCCCGCCGCCCGACCGGCCGGCGCTGGCCGGTCTCCTGGACGAGGAGGCGCCCACCGGCACCACGGAGGCCGCCAGGCTCCGCCGCAACCAGGCCATCGCCCAGTGGCTCGCCGCCGCCGCCCGCTCACGTCCGACGCTGATCGTCCTGGACGACCTGCACTGGGCCGATCCCGCCTCACTCGAACTGCTGAGGGACGTGGTCATGCTGACCGAGGGCGCGGCCCGGCCCGTGCCCCTCACCCTGGTCACGGCCTTCCGCGACGCGATGTTCACCGGCGCCGCGGCGTCCGGCGGCACCCAGCCCGCGCGCGGCCTGACCGTGGACGAGCTGCTGAGCCGCATCACCCGGTACGAGCTGCTCAGGATCCACCTCACCGGGCTGGAGGCCGGCACCGTACGGGCGATCGCGGCGGACATGGGAACCGACCTGGACGAGACGACGGCGGGGCGGCTCACCGCGCGCACCGGCGGCAACCCGTTCTTCGTGCGCGAGAGCGTGCGCCTGCTCGCCCAGGGCCGGACGCTGGACGCGGTCCCCCCGGCGGTGGCGGACCTCATCCGGCGGCGGATCGCCCTGCTCCCCCCGGAGACCGGCGAGGCCCTGAGGATCGCCGCCGTGATCGGCCGGACCTTCGACCCCGCCGTCGTCGCCGAGGCCGGGCGCGCGGAGACGTACGACGCGCTCGACCACGCGGCGCGGGCGGGTCTGGTCGCCGCGCGGGCCCATCGGATGACGTTCGCGCACGACCTGGTGCGGGAGACCCTGCTCGCGGACATCCCGCCGCTCAGGAAGGCGGCGTTGCACCGCGACGTGATGACCGCGCTGGCCTCCCGCCCCGGGAGCGACGTGACGGCGATCGCGCACCACGCCGTCGAGGCCGGCCCGGCCGCCTACCGCGAGGCGGCGCACTGGGCGCGGGCGGCGGCCGAGCAGGCGAGTCTGCGCATGGCCTTCGAGGAGGCGGCCGCGTGGTGGGGCCGGGCGATCACCGCGCACGGCGCCTGCGCCGGTGACCCTCTCGACCATGTAAAGCTGCTGCTCCGTCAGGTTCGCGCCCTGCTCGACGCGGGGGACCTGTTCGGGGCCCGGCAGGCCCGGGCCGAGGCCGTACGCGCCGCCGACCGGGCCGGAGCGGGACCCGAGCTGACCGCCCGCGCGCTGACCGCGCTCGACGCCCCCGCGAAGTGGACGCTGCGCGACCCCTACGAGGCGGTGGAGCTGCGGCTGGTGCACCGCTTCGAGACCTGCCTGCGGGCGCTGCCGGAGGACGACAGCCCGGAACGCGCCCGCCTGCTGGGCGGCCTGGCGCAGGAGCTGTACGACGGGACGGACAACCCCCGCTGCGACGCACTCTCCGCCCAGGCGGTGCGGATGGCCCGCCGGTTGGACGACCCGGTCCTGCTGATGGGCATGCTCAACGCGCGGCACCTGTCCCTCCCCCAGCCGCTGCACGTCGGCGAGCTGCGGGACATGACCGACGAGCTGCACGCGCTGGCGCTGCGGACGGAGTCCCCGGGCTACGAACTGCTCGCGCAACTGCTGTACACCAACGCCAGGCTGGAGACCTTCGACGTCCGGGGCGCGGACGAGGCCGCCGCACGGTGCGACGAGATCCTGGAACGGCTGCCGCTGCCGTGGCCCCGCTTCCAGCACACGATGTGGCGGGCCGTACGGCTCACCCTCGACGGCCGGTTCGACGAGGCGGACGCCATGTACGACGAGGCCGTACGCCAGATCGGCGCCATCGACATGTGGCACGCCGACGGTCTCGTCGCCATGGGACGCGTCATGCTGCACTACCACCGCGGCACCATCGCGGACGCCGGGCCGTACATCGACCGCACCGCCGCCTTCCACCCCTCCATGGGCAGAGACGCCCGCATCCTGCGGCTCTGCGCGCAGGGCCGGACGGAAGAGGCGGCTGAGCTGGCCCGGGGCGGCCGGCAGGCGCCGCCCAAGGACTGGTCGTGGCTGAACACGACCTGCCTGCAGGCGGCGGCCCAGGCCGCCCTCGGCCAGGCCGGCGCCTGCCGCCTGACCTACACGGCGCTGCTGCCCTTCAGCGGGCGCGTGTCCGCCTGGTCGGGGGTCATGTGCCTGGGGCCGGTCGACTGGTACCTCGCGTTGCTCGCCACCGCCATGGACGACGCCGTCGCGGCACGGCGGCACCGCGAACTGGTGGCCCGGCTCGCGGGCGAGAACGGGCTGACCTGGTGGCGGGACCGTGCCGCCGCTTTGTGA